A section of the Agrococcus sp. SGAir0287 genome encodes:
- a CDS encoding Glu/Leu/Phe/Val dehydrogenase family protein: protein MSAIPDLAHERVVTASGSRSGLPITVALHSSVLGPALGGCRMWTYPTWADGQADALRLSAAMTLKNAAAGLDAGGGKSVIALPMGTVLGDELRRAALLDLGDLVETLDGLYRTAEDVGTTEHDMLVVRERTAHVVGLPAEAGGVGEPAVGTALGVFAAIAPTLEEAFGDDRIAGRSFVVSGLGQVGGRLARMLADAGADLVVTDVVPAKRALADELGARWIAPEDALVTPADVLVPAGLGGVLTSSAIRTLPVRAVVGPANNPLDEREGAAELAERGIVYAPDFVVNAGGVIHLTLLDAGASAAEVERRLLGIGDTTRRVFATARERGVTSLDAAESIARERIEAKRLVHA, encoded by the coding sequence ATGAGCGCCATCCCCGATCTCGCCCACGAACGCGTCGTCACCGCATCCGGATCGAGGTCGGGCCTGCCGATCACGGTCGCGCTGCACTCGTCCGTGCTCGGCCCCGCCCTCGGCGGCTGCCGCATGTGGACGTACCCGACCTGGGCGGATGGGCAGGCCGACGCGCTGCGGCTCTCGGCTGCCATGACGCTCAAGAACGCGGCGGCCGGTCTGGATGCCGGCGGTGGGAAGTCGGTGATCGCCCTGCCGATGGGCACCGTGCTCGGCGACGAGCTGCGCCGGGCGGCCCTGCTCGACCTCGGCGACCTCGTCGAGACGCTCGACGGCCTCTACCGCACGGCGGAGGACGTCGGGACGACCGAGCACGACATGCTCGTCGTGCGCGAGCGCACCGCGCACGTCGTGGGCCTGCCCGCCGAGGCCGGCGGCGTCGGCGAGCCCGCGGTCGGCACGGCGCTCGGCGTGTTCGCGGCCATCGCGCCGACGCTCGAGGAGGCGTTCGGCGACGACCGCATCGCCGGCCGCTCGTTCGTCGTCTCGGGCCTCGGGCAGGTCGGCGGCCGTCTCGCCCGCATGCTGGCCGACGCGGGCGCCGACCTCGTCGTCACCGACGTCGTGCCCGCCAAGCGCGCCCTCGCAGACGAGCTCGGCGCGCGCTGGATCGCGCCTGAGGACGCGCTCGTCACGCCCGCCGACGTCCTCGTGCCCGCCGGGCTCGGCGGCGTGCTCACGTCGTCCGCCATCCGCACCCTGCCCGTGCGCGCCGTCGTCGGCCCCGCGAACAACCCGCTCGACGAGCGCGAGGGCGCCGCCGAGCTCGCCGAGCGCGGCATCGTCTACGCACCCGACTTCGTCGTCAACGCCGGAGGCGTCATCCACCTCACGCTGCTGGACGCCGGCGCCTCCGCGGCGGAGGTCGAGCGACGCCTGCTCGGCATCGGCGACACGACCAGGCGCGTGTTCGCGACGGCGCGCGAGCGCGGCGTCACGTCGCTCGACGCGGCCGAGAGCATCGCACGCGAGCGGATCGAGGCGAAGCGCCTCGTCCACGCGTGA
- a CDS encoding CDP-alcohol phosphatidyltransferase family protein encodes MESTPRDAGWATIPNLVTVLRFLLIVPVVVVLLRGGEGDWLPVVLLGVWASTDWIDGQLARRLGQVSVIGAKLDPFVDRLGTAVIAVTLAVIGALPWWMLAVLLAFDVLATVLGVKAAAEGRLPVTWVGKVRTAVLFVGLVLLVAAVTVLPALHPVAFVLLVAGLALHVVSTVGYSVSAVRQGIARRATTR; translated from the coding sequence ATGGAGTCGACGCCGCGCGATGCGGGCTGGGCCACGATCCCGAACCTCGTGACGGTGCTGCGCTTCCTGCTCATCGTGCCCGTCGTCGTGGTGCTGCTGCGCGGCGGCGAGGGCGACTGGCTGCCGGTCGTGCTGCTGGGCGTGTGGGCGTCGACCGACTGGATCGACGGGCAGCTCGCGAGGCGGCTGGGCCAGGTCTCCGTCATCGGGGCGAAGCTCGACCCGTTCGTCGACCGGCTCGGCACCGCCGTCATCGCCGTGACGCTCGCCGTCATCGGCGCCCTGCCGTGGTGGATGCTCGCGGTGCTGCTCGCGTTCGACGTGCTCGCGACCGTGCTGGGCGTCAAGGCCGCCGCCGAGGGACGCCTGCCGGTGACGTGGGTCGGCAAGGTGCGCACGGCCGTCCTCTTCGTCGGGCTCGTGCTGCTCGTCGCAGCGGTCACCGTGCTGCCGGCGCTGCATCCGGTCGCGTTCGTGCTGCTCGTCGCGGGCCTCGCGCTGCACGTCGTGTCGACCGTCGGCTACAGCGTCTCGGCCGTGCGCCAGGGCATCGCGCGCCGCGCCACCACCCGCTGA
- a CDS encoding MDR family MFS transporter — MASTDAPVAAQSAERPRLDPRDKVTITVLLLSAFVVILNETAMNVALDAIIDDLGITERLAQWLTTGFLLTMAVVIPITGWLQQRLTTRQTYALAMGLFVLGTLVAAASFGFWMLLAGRIVQAAGTAIVFPLMMKTVMDLVPPGLRGLVMGNVSMVIACAPALGPTLSGVILQQLHWRFVFIVVLPIAIGFAVVGLSRLSDVNEVVAARLDWPSVPLAALGFGGSVYALSLIGDAAAPAWELPLAAVVGVAALVAFVLRQRVLQRTDDALLDLRTFRYALFTRSLLVMAIAMMAMFGSIIALPLVLQRALGLDPLLVGLVTLPGALLMGLLGPVVGRIYDRRGPRVLLVPGSLVVLAALVGFATLLSVDTPLWMVLALHVTMSLGFAATFPVLFTVALGSVPRRLYGSGSAMVSTLQQVAGAAGTALFVTVLASQSAALQAAGTPFDEAFVQGARVAFLGGAIVWVAGILLATTVRRPDDVVVDRDHPAEEAPAV; from the coding sequence ATGGCATCCACCGACGCCCCCGTCGCCGCGCAGTCCGCCGAGCGGCCGCGCCTCGATCCGCGCGACAAGGTCACGATCACCGTCCTGCTGCTGTCGGCGTTCGTCGTCATCCTCAACGAGACGGCGATGAACGTCGCGCTCGACGCGATCATCGACGACCTCGGCATCACCGAGCGCCTCGCGCAGTGGCTCACGACGGGCTTCCTGCTCACGATGGCCGTCGTCATCCCCATCACGGGGTGGCTGCAGCAGCGGCTCACGACGCGCCAGACGTACGCGCTCGCGATGGGACTCTTCGTGCTCGGCACGCTCGTCGCCGCGGCGTCCTTCGGATTCTGGATGCTGCTCGCGGGCCGCATCGTGCAGGCGGCGGGGACCGCGATCGTCTTCCCGCTCATGATGAAGACCGTCATGGACCTCGTCCCGCCCGGGCTGCGCGGCCTCGTCATGGGCAACGTCTCGATGGTCATCGCGTGCGCGCCCGCGCTCGGTCCGACGCTGTCGGGCGTCATCCTGCAGCAGCTGCACTGGCGGTTCGTGTTCATCGTCGTGCTGCCCATCGCGATCGGCTTCGCCGTCGTCGGCCTGTCGCGCCTCAGCGACGTCAACGAGGTCGTCGCGGCGCGTCTCGACTGGCCATCGGTGCCGCTCGCGGCGCTCGGCTTCGGCGGCTCCGTCTACGCGCTCTCGCTCATCGGCGACGCCGCGGCGCCCGCGTGGGAGCTGCCGCTCGCGGCCGTGGTCGGCGTCGCGGCGCTCGTCGCGTTCGTGCTGCGCCAGCGAGTGCTGCAGCGCACCGACGATGCGCTGCTCGACCTGCGCACCTTCCGCTACGCGCTCTTCACGAGGTCGCTGCTCGTCATGGCGATCGCGATGATGGCGATGTTCGGATCGATCATCGCCCTGCCGCTCGTGCTGCAGCGGGCGCTCGGCCTCGATCCGCTGCTCGTCGGCCTCGTCACGCTGCCAGGGGCACTGCTCATGGGCCTCCTCGGGCCGGTGGTCGGCCGCATCTACGACCGTCGCGGCCCTCGCGTCCTGCTCGTGCCCGGGTCGCTCGTCGTGCTCGCGGCCCTCGTGGGCTTCGCGACGCTGCTGTCGGTCGACACGCCCCTGTGGATGGTGCTCGCGCTCCACGTGACGATGAGCCTCGGCTTCGCCGCGACGTTCCCCGTCCTCTTCACGGTCGCGCTCGGCTCGGTGCCCCGCCGCCTGTACGGCTCGGGCTCGGCGATGGTGTCCACGCTGCAGCAGGTGGCGGGGGCAGCAGGCACGGCGCTCTTCGTCACGGTGCTCGCGTCGCAGTCGGCCGCGCTGCAGGCGGCTGGCACGCCGTTCGACGAGGCCTTCGTGCAGGGCGCGCGCGTCGCCTTCCTCGGCGGCGCGATCGTCTGGGTCGCCGGCATCCTGCTCGCCACGACGGTGCGCCGACCCGACGACGTCGTCGTCGACCGCGACCACCCGGCCGAGGAGGCTCCGGCCGTCTGA
- a CDS encoding LOG family protein, with translation MRAEHGRIVDVDSLDQLDRLLVRGARAMRGWRLQDLDLRERDAQLRQLDPRGAVLLGCDLTPEQETRLVAGGALVFRDVPDAPFNAYRSTLYSPDELLDVAPEDYERSLDARVYAWSRQRSRDVALTLAAAMHDHAIDDALAAWVRGRRVVGVMGGHRVQRDERAYADAARLGRALGAAGRTVATGGGPGAMEAANLGARAAGASESALAEALAIVARVPTYVGRMAAWLRSGLDARALLEPASDTLGVPTWHYGHEPPNVFQTAAAKYFQNSVREDLLLRVATAGLVVLPGEGGTVQEIFQDACEVSYADEAGWTPIVLVGRAYWTERYPAWQLLEAVMRGRPGAQGLALVDTVDEAVEAILRSER, from the coding sequence ATGCGCGCCGAGCACGGACGGATCGTCGACGTCGACTCCCTCGACCAGCTGGATCGGCTGCTCGTGCGCGGCGCGCGCGCCATGCGCGGCTGGCGCCTGCAGGATCTCGACCTGCGCGAGCGCGACGCACAGCTGCGGCAGCTCGACCCGCGCGGGGCAGTGCTGCTCGGCTGCGACCTGACGCCCGAGCAGGAGACGCGGCTCGTGGCGGGCGGCGCCCTCGTGTTCCGCGACGTGCCCGACGCGCCGTTCAACGCCTACCGCTCCACGCTCTACTCCCCCGACGAGCTGCTCGATGTCGCCCCGGAGGACTACGAGCGCAGCCTCGACGCTCGCGTCTACGCATGGTCGCGGCAGCGCTCGCGCGACGTCGCCCTCACGCTCGCCGCCGCGATGCACGACCACGCGATCGACGACGCGCTCGCAGCGTGGGTGCGCGGCAGGCGCGTCGTCGGCGTCATGGGCGGGCATCGCGTGCAGCGCGACGAGCGCGCCTACGCGGACGCCGCTCGCCTCGGTCGTGCGCTCGGCGCGGCGGGTCGCACGGTCGCCACGGGCGGCGGGCCCGGGGCGATGGAGGCTGCGAACCTCGGCGCTCGTGCCGCAGGCGCGTCGGAGTCGGCGCTCGCGGAGGCCCTCGCGATCGTCGCCCGCGTGCCGACGTACGTGGGCCGCATGGCCGCGTGGCTGCGCTCCGGGCTCGACGCGCGCGCCCTGCTCGAGCCGGCGTCCGACACCCTCGGCGTGCCGACGTGGCACTACGGCCACGAGCCGCCGAACGTCTTCCAGACCGCGGCGGCGAAGTACTTCCAGAACTCCGTGCGCGAGGACCTGCTGCTGCGCGTCGCGACGGCGGGCCTCGTCGTGCTGCCCGGCGAGGGCGGCACGGTGCAGGAGATCTTCCAGGACGCATGCGAGGTCTCCTACGCCGACGAGGCGGGATGGACGCCGATCGTGCTCGTCGGGCGCGCCTACTGGACCGAGCGCTATCCCGCGTGGCAGCTGCTCGAGGCGGTCATGCGCGGCCGGCCGGGCGCGCAGGGCCTCGCGCTCGTCGACACCGTCGACGAGGCGGTCGAGGCGATCCTCCGGTCGGAGCGCTGA
- a CDS encoding APC family permease, with product MATTDEPTSATPPATTDERGGKGLKANAIGFWDGLAIGLDSTAPAYSLAAVLGSIVVIVGVKAPAVLLVSFIPMFLIAGAFSYMNRADQDCGTTFSWVTRAMGPWVGWMGGWAIFTTGVLVIGAQADVSAYYLLDIVGLHDLRDTRWVVVALAVIIIVIMTLICVIGTELSAMVQRVMVLAQVGAVLLFAGLGIAAMATGNVAADAPAFSLDWLNPVGVEPSALIAGMLLGVFIYWGWESAVNLSEESKDSATAPGLAGIVSTVLLLVTYLTTAIAIIGVAGLSTVEAYDDDAGLFGAVASQVMGPFGWVLVLSIIISGLASTQTTILPASRTSLSMAVAGAFPKAFGRVHERFETPAFGTWVIGIVAIVWYVAASIVSENFLFDSLTALSIVVAFYYALTGIACVIYWRHALLRSVRGFLLVGVGPAIGSVVLLVLLVAAAIEQADPEASYSGTPILGVGAPLAIAIGLFLVGIGLMVAWYLTEGRAFFARRGGEAVSQEVATAALGPIELARSGARDGA from the coding sequence ATGGCGACGACCGACGAGCCCACGAGCGCGACGCCGCCCGCGACGACCGACGAGCGCGGCGGCAAGGGCCTGAAGGCGAACGCCATCGGCTTCTGGGACGGTCTCGCGATCGGCCTCGACTCCACGGCGCCGGCCTACTCGCTCGCCGCCGTCCTCGGGTCGATCGTCGTGATCGTCGGCGTGAAGGCGCCCGCGGTGCTGCTCGTGTCGTTCATCCCCATGTTCCTCATCGCCGGCGCGTTCTCGTACATGAACCGAGCCGACCAGGACTGCGGCACGACGTTCTCCTGGGTCACCCGCGCGATGGGGCCGTGGGTCGGATGGATGGGCGGCTGGGCCATCTTCACGACGGGCGTGCTCGTCATCGGCGCGCAGGCCGACGTCTCGGCCTACTACCTGCTCGACATCGTCGGGCTGCACGACCTGCGCGACACGCGCTGGGTCGTCGTCGCGCTCGCGGTGATCATCATCGTGATCATGACGCTCATCTGCGTCATCGGCACCGAGCTGTCGGCCATGGTGCAGCGCGTCATGGTGCTCGCGCAGGTCGGCGCCGTGCTGCTCTTCGCGGGCCTCGGCATCGCCGCGATGGCGACCGGGAACGTCGCCGCCGACGCGCCCGCCTTCTCGCTCGACTGGCTGAACCCCGTCGGCGTCGAGCCGAGCGCGCTCATCGCCGGGATGCTGCTGGGCGTCTTCATCTACTGGGGCTGGGAGTCGGCGGTCAACCTCTCCGAGGAGTCCAAGGACTCGGCGACCGCGCCCGGCCTCGCGGGCATCGTGTCGACCGTGCTGCTGCTCGTGACCTACCTCACGACCGCGATCGCGATCATCGGCGTCGCGGGGCTGTCGACCGTCGAGGCGTACGACGACGACGCCGGCCTCTTCGGGGCCGTGGCGAGCCAGGTCATGGGGCCCTTCGGTTGGGTCCTCGTGCTCTCGATCATCATCTCGGGGCTCGCGTCGACGCAGACGACGATCCTGCCCGCATCCCGCACGTCCCTCTCGATGGCGGTCGCAGGCGCCTTCCCCAAGGCGTTCGGGCGCGTGCACGAGCGCTTCGAGACGCCGGCGTTCGGCACCTGGGTCATCGGCATCGTCGCGATCGTCTGGTACGTCGCCGCATCGATCGTGAGCGAGAACTTCCTCTTCGACTCGCTCACGGCGCTGTCGATCGTCGTCGCCTTCTACTACGCGCTGACGGGCATCGCCTGCGTCATCTACTGGCGGCACGCGCTGCTGCGCAGCGTGCGCGGATTCCTGCTCGTCGGCGTCGGGCCGGCGATCGGCTCGGTCGTGCTGCTCGTCCTGCTCGTCGCCGCAGCGATCGAGCAGGCCGATCCCGAGGCGTCGTACTCGGGCACGCCGATCCTCGGCGTCGGCGCACCGCTCGCGATCGCGATCGGGCTCTTCCTCGTCGGCATCGGGCTCATGGTCGCGTGGTACCTCACCGAGGGACGCGCGTTCTTCGCCAGGCGCGGCGGGGAGGCCGTGTCGCAGGAGGTCGCGACCGCGGCGCTCGGGCCCATCGAGCTCGCGCGCTCGGGCGCACGCGACGGCGCATAG
- a CDS encoding glutathione peroxidase: MTTIADFTMTRNDGSEQPLAEYAGKVVLVVNTASSCGFTPQYEGLEELHRQYGDQGLVVLGFPSDQFKQETGDDAAIAEFCQVNYGVTFPLSTKVAVNGKDAHPLFQWLRKEKGGILGDAIKWNFTKFLVGRDGAVVERYAPRVEPKDIAPDVERALAA; encoded by the coding sequence ATGACGACGATCGCCGACTTCACCATGACCAGGAACGACGGATCCGAGCAGCCGCTCGCCGAGTACGCGGGCAAGGTCGTGCTCGTGGTGAACACGGCCTCGTCGTGCGGCTTCACGCCGCAGTACGAGGGCCTCGAGGAGCTGCACCGGCAGTACGGCGACCAGGGCCTCGTCGTGCTCGGCTTCCCCTCCGACCAGTTCAAGCAGGAGACGGGCGACGACGCGGCCATCGCGGAGTTCTGCCAGGTCAACTACGGCGTGACGTTCCCGCTGTCGACGAAGGTCGCGGTGAACGGCAAGGATGCGCACCCGCTCTTCCAGTGGCTGCGCAAGGAGAAGGGCGGCATCCTCGGCGACGCCATCAAGTGGAACTTCACCAAGTTCCTCGTCGGCCGCGACGGCGCCGTGGTCGAGCGGTACGCGCCGAGGGTCGAGCCGAAGGACATCGCGCCCGACGTCGAGCGCGCGCTCGCGGCCTGA